The following are encoded together in the Alphaproteobacteria bacterium genome:
- a CDS encoding dipeptide ABC transporter ATP-binding protein: MSDAPSLEVRDLVKHFPIHSGLLQRRTGAVKAVDGVSFAIRRGETLGLVGESGCGKSTVGKTVLKLIEPTSGQIMLDGEDVTHLSPGRMWHHRRRIQTVFQDPYSSMNPRLKVGTIVGEPLENFGIAAGKEKDERVAQLLQRVGMRPDAMGRFTHEFSGGQRQRLGIAKALAVNPDVIVADEPVSALDVSVQAQVLNLMIDLQDEYQLAYLFISHDLAVMRHISHRIAVMYLGRIVELTDKRTLFSMPMHPYTEALLSAAPVPDPAKKKARRVIVQGDVPSPAKPPPGCHFHTRCPYALPRCKVEVPPLIEVAQGHHVACLRRPVGASPEPLTPTA, translated from the coding sequence ATGAGCGACGCCCCCAGCCTGGAAGTGCGCGACCTGGTCAAGCACTTCCCCATCCACAGCGGCCTGCTGCAGCGGCGCACCGGTGCGGTGAAGGCGGTCGACGGCGTGAGCTTCGCCATCCGCCGCGGCGAAACGCTGGGTCTCGTCGGCGAATCCGGCTGCGGCAAGTCGACCGTCGGCAAGACCGTGCTGAAGCTGATCGAGCCGACGTCCGGCCAGATCATGCTTGACGGCGAGGACGTCACGCATCTCTCGCCGGGCCGCATGTGGCACCACCGCCGGCGCATCCAGACAGTGTTCCAGGACCCCTACTCCTCGATGAACCCGCGCCTGAAGGTCGGCACCATCGTCGGCGAGCCGCTGGAGAATTTCGGCATCGCGGCGGGCAAGGAGAAGGATGAGCGGGTCGCCCAGCTGCTGCAGCGCGTCGGCATGCGGCCCGACGCGATGGGGCGCTTCACCCACGAATTCTCCGGCGGCCAGCGCCAACGCCTGGGCATCGCCAAGGCGCTGGCGGTGAACCCCGACGTGATCGTCGCCGACGAGCCGGTCTCGGCGCTCGACGTCTCAGTGCAGGCGCAGGTGCTGAACCTGATGATCGACCTCCAGGACGAGTACCAGCTCGCCTATCTCTTCATCAGCCACGACCTGGCGGTGATGCGTCACATCAGCCACCGCATCGCCGTGATGTATCTCGGCCGCATCGTCGAGCTGACCGACAAGCGCACGCTGTTCTCGATGCCGATGCATCCCTACACCGAGGCGCTGCTCTCGGCCGCACCGGTGCCGGATCCGGCGAAGAAGAAGGCGCGGCGCGTCATCGTGCAGGGCGACGTGCCCAGCCCGGCCAAGCCACCACCGGGCTGCCACTTCCACACCCGCTGCCCCTACGCCCTGCCCAGGTGCAAGGTCGAGGTGCCGCCGCTAATCGAGGTGGCGCAAGGCCACCATGTGGCGTGCCTGCGCCGGCCGGTAGGTGCGTCGCCCGAGCCGCTCACGCCGACGGCGTGA
- a CDS encoding PhzF family phenazine biosynthesis protein yields MGGSFSFQQVDVFASAPLKGNPLAVVIGADGLSDAAMAAFANWTNLSETTFLLAPTQAGADYRVRIFTPERELPFAGHPTLGSCQVWLNAGNAPRGGHVVQECAAGLIRIKRDGERLAFAAPPLRRAGDVDEPTLERIANGLRIERAAIKASQWCDNGPGWIGVMLQSRAAVLALRPDHAAMADLKPGVVGPWDPKADGSEAQFEVRAFVPSRSTEDSVTGSLNAGLAQWMIGAGLAPPAYVASQGTALGRAGRVHVEQDGEDIWIGGRTVTCIEGRVTV; encoded by the coding sequence ATGGGCGGATCGTTCTCCTTTCAGCAGGTCGATGTCTTTGCCTCCGCCCCGCTCAAGGGCAATCCGCTGGCCGTCGTGATCGGGGCCGACGGGCTGTCGGACGCGGCGATGGCGGCCTTCGCCAACTGGACCAATCTCAGCGAGACCACGTTCCTGCTCGCGCCGACGCAAGCCGGCGCCGACTACCGCGTGCGCATCTTCACGCCCGAGCGCGAGCTGCCCTTTGCCGGCCATCCCACCCTGGGCAGCTGCCAGGTGTGGCTGAACGCCGGCAATGCCCCCAGGGGCGGCCACGTCGTGCAGGAATGCGCCGCCGGCCTGATCCGCATCAAGCGCGACGGCGAGCGCCTCGCCTTCGCCGCGCCGCCACTGCGCCGCGCAGGCGATGTCGACGAGCCGACGCTCGAGCGCATCGCCAACGGCTTGCGCATCGAGCGCGCGGCGATCAAGGCGTCGCAATGGTGCGACAATGGTCCGGGATGGATCGGCGTGATGCTGCAGAGTCGCGCGGCGGTGCTGGCCTTGCGGCCCGACCATGCGGCGATGGCGGACCTGAAGCCCGGCGTTGTCGGCCCGTGGGATCCCAAGGCGGACGGCAGCGAGGCACAGTTCGAGGTGCGCGCCTTCGTGCCCAGCCGCTCGACCGAGGATTCGGTGACCGGCAGCCTCAACGCCGGCCTCGCGCAATGGATGATCGGCGCCGGCCTTGCCCCGCCTGCCTATGTGGCGAGCCAGGGCACTGCGCTGGGCCGCGCCGGCCGCGTGCATGTCGAGCAGGACGGCGAGGACATCTGGATCGGTGGCCGCACAGTCACCTGCATCGAGGGTCGCGTGACGGTCTGA